A window of Zingiber officinale cultivar Zhangliang chromosome 5A, Zo_v1.1, whole genome shotgun sequence contains these coding sequences:
- the LOC121979595 gene encoding uncharacterized protein LOC121979595: protein MMNKRKQKLIQNIRGQELRDNDLQDEHESHDITSNSQLDTQNGGLELDQNEEFTEEMLKSQRQQNRHGRTVMRDVHALDPNDVLVVQFNERGQSYGDIQPLLANFVGTIARNGNLLPLSFLDWRKMPKKCLNDAWRKARFNIPDRHRDVIMKTMGATWRRWRTEIKAKSYDLNTPLDELVSIHAVPQKLTPEVWEAQCHYWNTNEFQEKGRKPTRIEIIKISRRSKKRGDAPVDDEVI from the exons ATGATGAATAAAAGAAAGCAAAAGTTGATTCAAAATATCAGAGGACAAGAATTGAGAGACAATGATCTTCAAGATGAACATGAATCACATGATATAACATCAAATTCACAATTGGATACACAAAATGGTGGACTGGAACTAGATCAAAATGAGGAGTTTACTGAGGAGATGCTTAAGTCTCAAAGGCAACAAAATAGACATGGGAGGACAGTGATGAGGGATGTGCATGCATTAGATCCTAATGACGTACTTGTAGTGCAATTTAATGAAAGAGGCCAGTCTTATGGGGATATACAACCACTTCTTGCCAATTTTGTGGGTACTATCGCTAGAAATGGGAACTTGTTGCCCCTTAGTTTTCTTGATTGGAGAAAGATGCCCAAAAAATGCTTAAATGATGCATGGAGAAAA GCACGTTTTAATATTCCCGATCGCCATCGAGATGTTATTATGAAAACGATGGGGGCAACATGGAGGCGATGGAGGACTGAAATCAAAGCTAAGTCTTATGATTTGAATACTCCATTGGATGAGCTTGTTTCCATTCATGCAGTTCCTCAAAAGTTGACTCCTGAAGTTTGGGAAGCACAGTGTCATTACTGGAACACTAATGAG TTTCAGGAAAAGGGGAGAAAACCTACTCGCATTGAGATAATAAAAATAAGTCGTCGAAGTAAAAAGAGAGGAGATGCTCCTGTTGATGATGAAGTGATCTGA